A single genomic interval of uncultured Desulfobulbus sp. harbors:
- a CDS encoding lipocalin family protein translates to MKKLLSLLLLLLIGCVRIPEQIQPVEKFDLSRYLGTWYEIARLDHSFERGLCNVSATYSLRADGGVRVINRGFSEAAKAWKKAEGRAYFVKRTDQGFLKVSFFGPFYGAYVVFELDHAHYRHALVCGPDRSYLWILSRSPSLPEKLLQQLLNKAKSAGFDTEKLIFVAHEEDGAQGAVNKGQEILGQRPRRG, encoded by the coding sequence ATGAAAAAACTCCTTTCGTTGCTTTTACTCCTCCTGATCGGTTGCGTGCGTATTCCCGAACAGATACAACCGGTGGAAAAATTCGATCTGAGCCGGTATCTGGGTACATGGTACGAAATTGCCCGCCTGGACCACTCTTTTGAACGGGGCCTGTGCAATGTGAGCGCCACTTACAGTTTGCGTGCGGATGGCGGCGTACGAGTGATAAATCGCGGATTTTCCGAGGCGGCCAAAGCCTGGAAAAAGGCCGAGGGAAGGGCGTATTTTGTTAAGCGAACTGATCAGGGATTTCTCAAGGTTTCGTTTTTTGGCCCTTTTTATGGGGCCTATGTCGTCTTCGAACTCGACCATGCACATTACCGTCATGCACTGGTCTGCGGTCCGGACAGATCCTACCTGTGGATTCTTTCCCGCAGCCCGAGCCTGCCCGAAAAATTGCTGCAGCAACTCCTCAACAAGGCTAAGTCCGCCGGATTCGATACTGAAAAGCTGATCTTTGTCGCCCATGAAGAGGACGGTGCTCAGGGTGCAGTCAACAAGGGGCAAGAGATCCTGGGCCAAAGACCGAGGAGAGGTTAG
- a CDS encoding HD domain-containing phosphohydrolase, with translation MSPDEYTIIKTHVYRGYELLIKSSSPIIRAAAHIVLEHHERWDGQGYPQGLQGEEIHIYGRIIGVADVFDALSNKRVYHEAWTWDAVFTHFREQRGKHFDPLLVDILLENQEEFKAIWKRYNSPAPNQGLMDGIR, from the coding sequence TTGTCACCCGATGAATACACTATCATCAAAACGCACGTCTACCGAGGCTATGAGCTTTTGATAAAGTCCTCCAGCCCCATTATCCGGGCGGCAGCACATATTGTCCTTGAGCACCACGAGCGATGGGATGGCCAAGGTTATCCGCAGGGACTCCAGGGTGAAGAGATTCATATCTATGGCCGCATCATTGGGGTGGCGGACGTTTTCGATGCCCTATCGAACAAACGAGTCTACCACGAGGCTTGGACCTGGGATGCGGTATTCACGCACTTCCGCGAGCAAAGGGGAAAACATTTCGATCCCCTTTTGGTGGATATTCTTCTCGAGAACCAGGAGGAATTCAAGGCTATCTGGAAGAGGTACAACTCGCCCGCCCCCAACCAGGGTTTGATGGATGGGATAAGATAA
- a CDS encoding DUF3369 domain-containing protein, whose product MPDNDEILFKDEVPEATQENVNAPVSRQETWKILIVDDDADVHSVTTYMIKGMDYLGRPFEFFHAYSGMEARAILRNHTDIAVILLDVVMETEDSGLQLVHYIREELQNRAVRIVLRTGQPGKAPAAKVIVEYDINDYKEKTELTLDKMLVAVISALRSYNFITTIENNRKGLKKIIEASSDIFERQSLQKLGSGILAQLASILQFHDADLDNPASGLTAAQIRGESVILAAIGAFGQYVDCPITEVDTELVHTALQLAQSQSHGFYCQGGRCAWYFKSRTGAENFLYFEIPKEIEETDHDLLELFFTNVALAFDNLFLNKGIEDTQKEIIFQIAETMECRSAETGSHVRRVAEYTHLLAIKYGLGEDEAEMLKLASTPP is encoded by the coding sequence ATGCCGGACAACGACGAAATTCTCTTCAAGGATGAAGTACCGGAGGCCACCCAAGAGAACGTGAATGCTCCGGTGAGCCGTCAAGAGACCTGGAAAATTCTCATCGTGGATGATGACGCCGATGTGCACAGCGTCACCACCTACATGATCAAGGGAATGGATTACCTTGGTCGACCGTTTGAATTTTTCCATGCCTACAGCGGGATGGAGGCCAGGGCAATACTCCGCAACCACACCGACATTGCGGTCATCCTTTTGGATGTGGTCATGGAGACCGAGGACAGCGGCCTGCAATTGGTTCATTATATTCGTGAGGAGCTGCAAAACCGAGCGGTGCGCATCGTCCTGAGAACCGGTCAGCCGGGCAAGGCGCCGGCGGCCAAGGTAATCGTTGAATACGATATCAACGACTACAAGGAAAAAACCGAACTCACCCTGGACAAGATGCTGGTGGCGGTCATTTCCGCGCTCCGCAGCTACAACTTCATCACCACCATCGAAAATAACCGCAAAGGACTGAAAAAGATCATCGAAGCCTCTTCGGATATTTTCGAACGGCAATCCCTGCAAAAACTGGGGAGCGGTATTCTTGCGCAACTCGCCTCCATCCTCCAGTTCCACGATGCCGACCTGGACAATCCCGCATCAGGACTGACCGCCGCGCAGATCAGAGGAGAGTCCGTTATCCTCGCAGCTATAGGTGCCTTTGGCCAATACGTGGATTGCCCCATCACAGAGGTCGACACCGAACTGGTGCATACGGCACTGCAACTGGCCCAGTCCCAGTCCCATGGGTTTTATTGCCAAGGAGGACGGTGCGCCTGGTATTTCAAGAGCCGGACGGGTGCGGAAAATTTCCTCTATTTCGAGATTCCCAAGGAGATCGAAGAAACCGATCACGACCTGCTGGAACTCTTCTTCACCAACGTCGCCCTGGCCTTTGACAATCTCTTTCTCAACAAGGGCATTGAAGACACGCAGAAAGAAATAATCTTTCAGATCGCCGAGACCATGGAATGCCGCTCGGCCGAGACCGGGAGCCATGTGCGGCGGGTCGCGGAATACACCCATCTGCTGGCAATCAAATACGGATTGGGAGAGGATGAGGCGGAAATGCTCAAACTTGCCTCCACCCCCCCATGA
- a CDS encoding ATP-binding protein, whose translation MRLFFMSSIRRSLIILVLFAVLPSLAILLSSGRELRGRVVDDVKDYTLRQVKSMTAHHERVVDNARLLLMALAKSSEVRNLDTNACKTILADIQAGNSTYVSLSLVDMQGNILVSVPEKREAQNNQSTFFQQITRSTTFSVGEYSFLPGQRRVAVQFGQPILSANKQMVGALVAEFDVNYFGAIFYDLHLPEHSVFTLTDSKGMRLTRFPESEKYTWVADLPQMVLKMSGAEKEGTFLETGVDGVNRLYGFKRIPLQGTASSSLMLRLGIPVDQALSEARSVTLRNITLLILATILALVTAWFVAEFTLLRRLAALMFATGKLKQGDLTIRTGMSAEAGELGALGAAFDAMAEDLEQKERARTQAEEELRSLNEELEDRVERRTAELASANSNLQQTLDDLQRTQKQLVMSEKLAALGELVAGVAHEINTPVGVALSAGSTLAEKSKTLNELYTQGEMKRSDLSQYLSDVQEGTDMVLMNLGRASELIRSFKMVAADQVSENKRPFNVKGYIDEILLSLRPKLKKTPHTVVVDCAPDVLIESYPGAFSQILTNFIVNSLVHGFTAEQAGEIHIGVHKTDASLELVYSDNGRGMAPEVRDRIFEPFFTTARSQGSTGLGLHIVFNIVTRTLQGSITCESTPGKGTTFKLTMPV comes from the coding sequence ATGCGCTTATTTTTTATGAGCTCCATTCGTCGTAGCCTGATCATCCTTGTTCTGTTCGCCGTTTTGCCTTCCCTGGCCATTCTCCTCTCTTCCGGACGGGAGCTCCGGGGGAGAGTGGTCGACGATGTCAAAGACTACACCCTCCGCCAGGTGAAATCGATGACCGCACACCACGAACGGGTGGTGGACAATGCCCGTTTACTGTTGATGGCCCTGGCGAAATCCTCGGAAGTACGGAATCTCGATACCAACGCCTGCAAAACAATCCTGGCCGATATTCAGGCCGGCAACAGCACCTATGTCTCACTCTCCCTTGTGGATATGCAGGGCAATATTCTGGTGAGCGTGCCGGAGAAAAGGGAAGCCCAAAACAATCAATCCACTTTTTTTCAACAGATCACCCGTTCAACCACGTTTTCAGTCGGCGAATATTCCTTCTTGCCTGGTCAGCGTCGGGTGGCCGTTCAGTTCGGTCAACCCATCCTTAGTGCCAACAAGCAAATGGTTGGTGCACTGGTCGCGGAATTTGATGTCAATTACTTTGGGGCCATATTTTACGATCTGCACCTCCCGGAGCACTCCGTCTTTACCTTGACCGATTCTAAGGGAATGCGCCTAACCCGATTTCCCGAGTCGGAAAAATACACCTGGGTGGCCGACCTGCCGCAGATGGTCCTCAAGATGTCCGGCGCAGAGAAAGAAGGCACCTTTCTCGAGACCGGCGTCGATGGAGTGAACCGCCTTTACGGGTTCAAACGCATCCCTCTCCAAGGGACGGCTTCTTCCTCGCTGATGCTTCGCCTGGGCATTCCGGTCGATCAGGCACTGTCCGAAGCACGGTCCGTTACCCTGCGCAACATTACCCTCCTCATCCTGGCCACAATCCTGGCCCTGGTCACGGCGTGGTTCGTTGCCGAGTTTACCCTTCTGCGTCGGTTGGCGGCCTTGATGTTTGCCACCGGCAAACTCAAACAAGGCGATCTGACCATACGCACCGGCATGTCAGCTGAAGCGGGAGAGCTTGGCGCTCTGGGAGCCGCCTTTGACGCCATGGCCGAGGACCTTGAGCAAAAAGAGCGGGCGCGCACCCAGGCCGAGGAGGAATTGCGCAGCCTCAACGAAGAATTGGAGGATCGGGTTGAGCGACGAACCGCCGAATTAGCCAGCGCCAATTCCAACCTGCAGCAGACCCTGGACGATCTGCAACGAACTCAGAAGCAGCTGGTCATGTCGGAAAAATTGGCGGCGTTGGGGGAACTTGTTGCCGGAGTGGCCCATGAGATCAACACACCGGTGGGGGTCGCCCTTTCGGCCGGCTCGACTCTGGCGGAAAAGAGCAAGACCTTGAACGAGTTGTACACCCAGGGCGAGATGAAACGTTCCGATCTGAGTCAATACCTCAGCGATGTTCAGGAAGGCACGGACATGGTCCTGATGAACCTGGGAAGGGCCTCCGAATTGATCCGTAGCTTTAAAATGGTGGCCGCTGACCAGGTCTCTGAAAATAAGCGCCCGTTCAACGTGAAAGGGTATATTGACGAAATTCTGCTCAGCCTGCGCCCCAAACTGAAAAAGACACCGCATACGGTCGTGGTCGACTGCGCGCCGGATGTACTCATCGAAAGCTACCCTGGAGCCTTTTCCCAGATTTTGACCAACTTCATCGTCAACTCCCTCGTCCATGGTTTTACGGCGGAACAGGCCGGCGAGATTCATATTGGGGTGCACAAAACAGATGCATCACTGGAACTTGTGTACAGCGACAACGGCAGGGGTATGGCACCGGAGGTGCGGGATCGTATCTTTGAACCATTTTTCACCACCGCCCGCAGCCAAGGGTCGACCGGCCTTGGGCTGCACATCGTGTTCAACATCGTCACCCGTACCCTGCAGGGAAGCATCACCTGCGAGAGCACACCTGGCAAGGGAACCACCTTCAAACTGACCATGCCCGTTTAA
- a CDS encoding transposase, with product MFHVKNHKQLNILDPWAHLGPKRRALLDNSWAGLFQKHILPELPVESLRHHYHDYNGRPTKELYAMMGVMILQQMHDCTDQEAVEQFCFNIQWHYALNITSCSDAAVYLSHKTLWTMRDHLASDASYAEIFDASLGILAKLLKADMNKQRMDSVHVKSNMRNLGRIGLFTKTIKKFLVNLKRHHREHFDQLDTELTQRYLSKSQASLFAMVKPTESTRTLDQLAADVLLLTERFAAVDEVSTMQSFKLLSRLFAEQCVIEEDTTADSGKKAVARPNKEVPSDSLQNPSDADAGYSSHKGQGYQVQLVENYTTTDERGPSLITQVAVESADQHDANALLPALAQLEQKAMLPQQMLADSLYGSDSNCEAALQEHQVAVISPVMPGNQKKFNLTEFTLDDQGKVLTCPQVTAPDTVKKSKSGYSALFPIAVCQNCSSFDRCPVSIGKKGYYYRYTDKDIRLARRRQEEESPEFREKYRYRAGVEATMSEFDRRTGVKHLRVRGMKAVRFAAFMKAIGLNILRASRHWGEKTSPMTSFYSLFFSLWLSKHISKNFFGKTSQQELTKAQTFNQSLLFERIGRFDFLRGHQT from the coding sequence ATGTTTCACGTGAAAAACCACAAACAGCTCAACATCCTCGACCCATGGGCCCATTTGGGACCCAAACGACGCGCCCTCCTGGATAACTCATGGGCAGGTCTTTTTCAGAAGCATATCCTGCCTGAACTCCCGGTGGAGTCCCTGCGCCACCATTATCATGACTACAATGGCCGACCCACCAAGGAACTGTATGCCATGATGGGGGTGATGATCCTCCAGCAAATGCATGATTGTACTGATCAGGAGGCGGTTGAGCAGTTCTGTTTCAATATCCAGTGGCACTATGCCCTCAACATCACCTCGTGCTCCGACGCGGCTGTATACCTCAGCCACAAAACGCTCTGGACCATGCGCGATCACCTGGCCTCGGATGCGAGCTATGCCGAGATATTTGATGCCTCCCTGGGCATCCTGGCCAAGTTGCTCAAGGCCGATATGAATAAGCAGCGCATGGACTCGGTGCATGTCAAATCCAACATGCGCAATCTGGGTCGTATCGGGTTGTTCACCAAAACGATCAAGAAGTTCCTCGTCAACCTGAAGCGACACCACCGGGAACACTTTGATCAACTCGACACGGAGTTGACCCAACGGTATCTGAGCAAATCGCAGGCGTCTTTGTTCGCCATGGTCAAACCCACCGAGTCCACCCGCACCCTTGATCAGTTGGCTGCGGATGTGCTGCTCTTGACCGAGCGTTTTGCCGCCGTGGACGAGGTCAGCACCATGCAGAGCTTCAAACTGCTGAGCCGGTTGTTCGCCGAACAGTGTGTCATCGAGGAAGACACCACCGCCGATTCTGGCAAGAAAGCCGTGGCCCGGCCGAACAAGGAGGTGCCCTCCGATTCACTGCAAAACCCCTCCGATGCGGATGCCGGCTACAGCAGTCATAAAGGCCAAGGGTATCAGGTGCAGTTGGTGGAAAACTACACTACCACCGATGAGCGTGGACCATCCCTGATCACGCAGGTGGCGGTGGAATCCGCGGATCAGCATGATGCCAATGCCCTCCTGCCCGCCTTGGCCCAACTGGAGCAGAAGGCGATGCTGCCGCAGCAAATGCTGGCCGATTCCCTCTACGGCAGCGACAGCAATTGTGAAGCGGCCCTGCAGGAGCATCAGGTGGCAGTCATCTCCCCGGTCATGCCGGGCAATCAGAAGAAGTTCAACCTGACCGAATTCACCCTTGATGACCAGGGCAAGGTTCTCACCTGCCCCCAGGTCACGGCACCCGACACGGTGAAGAAATCAAAATCCGGCTACAGCGCACTCTTCCCCATCGCTGTTTGTCAGAACTGCTCCTCGTTTGACCGGTGCCCCGTCTCCATCGGAAAAAAGGGCTATTACTACCGCTACACCGACAAGGATATCCGCCTGGCCCGACGGCGACAGGAAGAAGAAAGCCCGGAGTTCAGGGAGAAGTACCGGTACCGGGCCGGCGTTGAGGCGACCATGTCGGAATTCGACCGGCGCACCGGTGTCAAACATCTCCGGGTTCGTGGCATGAAAGCAGTGCGGTTTGCCGCCTTCATGAAGGCCATCGGCTTGAACATATTGCGGGCCAGCAGGCACTGGGGCGAGAAAACCAGCCCAATGACGTCCTTTTACAGCCTATTTTTTTCTCTTTGGCTTTCCAAACATATTTCAAAGAACTTTTTCGGGAAGACTTCTCAACAAGAACTCACGAAGGCACAAACTTTCAACCAGTCGCTTCTTTTCGAGCGGATTGGGCGGTTTGACTTTTTACGAGGTCATCAAACATGA
- a CDS encoding ADP-ribosylglycohydrolase family protein, giving the protein MTQIGLQERAQGALMGAFIGDALALGPHWYYDLEEMHRDYGDWISDYTDPKAGRYHEGCKAGQLSQAGYILKLMVESLVREGEYDHGDFCLYLEERLFAQLDGSPYSGPGGYTSQSIREAWRKRELGGVSWEQTGGKADTTEAIERILALAVRYAKQPAELAKTVVQNTLLTQNDDMVVAMTLAYAAVLARLVCGDPLDGSISTTLMGLVKSGELPFHAVTQDNLKPPKPGEPEQSRAGRFASPDALLTPSFIARAAKDPDIVIEPAWKVSLVYGMPCAIYHILPSAYYLAARFNDDFESGVLHAVNGGGQNQARAILTGALCGAQVGITNIPRRFIDGLEEGQRLMQLTSGLARLADEA; this is encoded by the coding sequence ATGACCCAGATAGGTTTGCAGGAAAGAGCGCAGGGCGCCCTGATGGGGGCCTTTATTGGCGATGCGTTGGCCTTGGGGCCTCATTGGTACTATGATCTGGAGGAGATGCACCGCGATTACGGCGACTGGATAAGTGACTACACCGACCCCAAGGCGGGCCGATACCATGAGGGATGCAAGGCCGGGCAGCTTTCCCAGGCCGGCTACATCCTCAAGCTGATGGTGGAATCCCTGGTGCGTGAGGGGGAGTACGACCACGGTGATTTTTGCCTCTATCTTGAAGAGAGGCTGTTTGCCCAACTGGACGGTTCCCCCTACAGCGGCCCTGGCGGCTATACCAGCCAATCTATCCGCGAGGCCTGGCGCAAGCGGGAACTGGGCGGGGTGAGCTGGGAACAGACCGGCGGCAAGGCGGACACCACCGAGGCCATAGAGCGCATCCTTGCCCTGGCGGTGCGCTATGCCAAGCAACCGGCGGAGCTGGCGAAAACCGTGGTCCAGAATACCCTGTTGACCCAGAACGACGATATGGTGGTGGCCATGACCCTGGCCTACGCGGCGGTTTTGGCCAGGCTGGTCTGCGGCGACCCCCTGGATGGCTCGATCTCCACTACCTTGATGGGATTGGTCAAAAGCGGAGAGCTGCCCTTTCATGCCGTGACCCAGGACAATCTCAAACCACCCAAGCCGGGCGAACCGGAACAATCCCGCGCCGGACGGTTCGCCTCGCCCGATGCCCTGCTGACCCCGTCTTTCATTGCCCGAGCAGCCAAGGATCCCGATATCGTCATTGAACCGGCCTGGAAGGTCTCGCTGGTTTATGGCATGCCCTGTGCCATCTACCACATTCTCCCTTCGGCCTATTACCTGGCAGCCCGCTTCAACGATGATTTCGAATCAGGGGTACTGCATGCGGTCAACGGTGGCGGTCAGAACCAGGCCCGGGCCATTCTCACCGGAGCCCTGTGCGGTGCCCAGGTGGGCATAACCAACATTCCCCGGCGCTTCATCGATGGCTTGGAAGAGGGGCAGCGGCTGATGCAGCTGACCTCGGGCTTGGCTCGGTTGGCGGATGAGGCGTAA
- a CDS encoding HD domain-containing protein, with protein sequence MTCWSQELYIQAWNFACAAHQGQLVPGTALAYVNHVGLVAMEATAALAAGEAVTTPDLLVACALLHDTLEDTATTFADLEQSFGSEIARGVLALTKDKKLPGKEAQMQESLACILEQPREVWMVKLADRITNLQPPPAYWDVEKIQRYRAEAVHIMETLAEASPYLSGRLREKIDRYAIHC encoded by the coding sequence ATGACCTGTTGGAGCCAGGAACTCTACATCCAAGCCTGGAATTTTGCCTGTGCAGCCCACCAGGGCCAGCTGGTCCCGGGAACGGCACTTGCCTACGTCAACCATGTGGGGCTGGTGGCCATGGAGGCGACGGCGGCCCTTGCTGCCGGTGAAGCGGTGACCACCCCCGATCTGCTGGTGGCCTGTGCCCTTCTCCACGACACGCTCGAGGATACCGCAACGACCTTTGCGGACCTGGAGCAATCCTTCGGAAGCGAGATCGCCCGCGGTGTACTCGCGCTGACCAAGGACAAGAAGCTTCCTGGGAAGGAGGCGCAGATGCAGGAGAGCCTGGCCTGCATTCTCGAACAGCCCCGGGAAGTATGGATGGTCAAGCTGGCGGATCGAATCACCAACCTGCAACCTCCGCCCGCTTATTGGGATGTTGAAAAAATTCAGCGGTATCGGGCCGAGGCCGTGCATATTATGGAAACATTGGCAGAGGCGAGTCCGTACCTCAGCGGGCGACTGCGGGAGAAAATAGATCGGTATGCAATCCATTGCTGA
- a CDS encoding hydroxymethylglutaryl-CoA lyase, with amino-acid sequence MRVTLEEECLRDGLQAEDRLFSLSEKMEVVRLLAEAGIQRLQVGSFVNPRAVPQVANTDVLVSLVRQQYPDILCTALVLNEKGLERAARSGLNHLSMSVSVSDSHSRKNAGRPAADALEAMTGLVQLAAGEGIQVRAGLMCAFGCVDEGAIPEETVVAAAVRLAEAGAAEINLADTTGMAGPVQVRNLVRRINAVVPQVALSLHCHDTTGLGLVNLYAAYEAGVRIFDVAAGGLGGCPCVEGAAGNVATEDAVQLFAGMGLETGIDLDRYCEVIHYFERLLGRPLPGRSCRNRPAS; translated from the coding sequence ATGCGGGTAACATTGGAAGAAGAGTGCCTGCGGGATGGGCTGCAGGCCGAAGACCGGCTTTTCAGCCTCTCGGAGAAGATGGAGGTGGTCCGCCTGTTGGCCGAGGCCGGAATTCAAAGACTGCAGGTGGGCAGTTTTGTCAACCCGCGGGCTGTGCCGCAGGTGGCCAACACCGATGTCTTGGTTTCCCTGGTGCGGCAGCAGTATCCGGATATTCTCTGCACCGCCCTTGTGCTCAATGAAAAGGGCTTGGAGCGGGCTGCGCGCAGCGGTTTGAACCATCTGAGCATGTCGGTTTCCGTTTCCGACAGCCATAGCCGCAAAAATGCCGGACGTCCTGCTGCCGATGCCCTGGAGGCGATGACCGGGCTGGTGCAGTTGGCTGCCGGTGAGGGGATCCAGGTCCGGGCCGGCTTGATGTGCGCCTTTGGTTGTGTCGATGAAGGGGCCATCCCCGAAGAGACGGTGGTTGCGGCGGCCGTACGCCTGGCCGAGGCCGGGGCCGCGGAGATCAATTTGGCCGATACCACCGGCATGGCGGGACCGGTACAGGTACGCAATCTGGTGCGGCGAATAAATGCGGTTGTGCCGCAGGTTGCGCTGTCGTTGCATTGCCACGATACCACCGGTCTGGGATTGGTCAATCTCTACGCCGCTTACGAGGCCGGAGTCCGCATCTTCGATGTTGCCGCCGGCGGCTTGGGCGGTTGTCCCTGTGTGGAAGGTGCGGCGGGCAACGTTGCCACCGAAGATGCGGTGCAGCTTTTTGCCGGCATGGGCCTGGAAACCGGTATCGATTTGGACAGGTACTGTGAGGTGATCCATTATTTCGAACGGCTCTTGGGGAGGCCCCTGCCGGGAAGGAGTTGTCGCAATCGGCCTGCGTCGTAA
- a CDS encoding NYN domain-containing protein, with product MEKDRKIALLIDCDNASYQAVDGVLNELAKYGVTNIRRAYGNWKTPHLKGWEEQLHPFAIQPIQQFAYTQGKNATDAAMIIDAMDLLYTQQLDAFALMTSDSDFTPLVMRILTNGVTVYGFGEKKTPPPFVNACSQFIYTENLLPSAENDESEDNTSHDRKKSRNELRGDAALVKLLRNAADQTAGEDGWANLGRVGQYISNTASFSPINYGYRKLSELIRVSELFDVEMRNNNKVMYIKDSRKS from the coding sequence ATGGAAAAGGATAGAAAAATTGCGCTGTTGATCGATTGCGACAATGCCAGTTATCAGGCCGTGGACGGGGTGCTCAACGAGCTGGCCAAATACGGGGTGACCAACATCCGCCGGGCCTACGGCAACTGGAAGACACCGCATCTCAAGGGCTGGGAGGAACAGCTCCACCCCTTTGCCATCCAACCGATCCAGCAATTCGCCTATACCCAGGGAAAGAACGCCACCGATGCGGCGATGATCATCGATGCCATGGACCTGCTCTACACCCAGCAGTTGGATGCCTTTGCGCTCATGACCAGCGATTCCGACTTCACCCCCCTGGTGATGCGCATCCTCACCAACGGGGTCACGGTGTATGGCTTCGGTGAAAAGAAAACCCCGCCGCCCTTTGTCAATGCCTGCTCCCAGTTCATCTACACCGAAAACCTCCTGCCCTCGGCCGAGAACGATGAATCCGAGGACAATACCTCCCACGACCGCAAAAAATCGCGCAACGAACTGCGCGGCGATGCGGCCCTGGTCAAACTCCTGCGCAACGCCGCCGACCAGACCGCCGGCGAGGACGGCTGGGCCAACCTCGGCCGGGTCGGCCAGTACATCTCCAATACCGCCTCCTTTTCCCCGATCAACTACGGCTACCGCAAATTGAGCGAGCTCATTCGTGTCAGCGAACTGTTTGATGTCGAGATGCGCAACAATAACAAGGTGATGTACATCAAGGATTCTCGCAAGAGCTGA
- a CDS encoding response regulator transcription factor, translating to MNEPGTILIAEDDPNTANLVRTYLEREGFATRIAADGQAALQLFGREAFCFVILDIMLPRVDGWEICRRIRRTSEVPILMLTAREEEIDRVMGLSIGADDYVVKPFSPRELVERVKAILRRVRPRVPGTAKLLKHGDLVFDDEKHKVSLAGKTIELTGSEYKLLLALMSSPGRVFSREELLARFYEDGESVIERVIDVHIGKLRQKIEQNPAKPEYIFTVRGFGYRFAE from the coding sequence GTGAACGAACCCGGAACCATACTCATCGCGGAAGACGATCCCAACACCGCCAACCTGGTGCGCACCTACCTGGAGCGGGAAGGCTTTGCCACCCGCATTGCCGCTGATGGCCAGGCGGCCCTGCAGCTCTTTGGCCGCGAGGCGTTTTGTTTCGTCATCCTCGATATCATGCTGCCCCGGGTAGATGGCTGGGAAATCTGCCGCCGTATCCGCCGAACTTCGGAGGTTCCCATCCTCATGCTCACCGCCCGCGAGGAGGAGATCGATCGGGTGATGGGGCTTTCCATCGGCGCCGACGACTATGTGGTCAAGCCCTTCAGTCCCCGCGAGCTGGTGGAACGGGTCAAGGCCATCCTGCGCCGGGTTCGGCCCCGTGTACCAGGAACAGCCAAGCTGCTCAAACATGGCGACCTGGTCTTTGATGACGAAAAGCATAAGGTGAGTCTGGCCGGCAAAACGATCGAACTCACCGGCAGCGAGTACAAACTGCTGCTTGCCCTGATGAGTTCGCCTGGCCGGGTCTTCAGTCGAGAGGAACTCCTCGCCCGTTTTTACGAGGACGGCGAGAGCGTGATCGAACGGGTGATCGATGTCCATATCGGCAAGCTGCGGCAGAAGATCGAGCAAAATCCCGCCAAACCCGAATATATCTTCACCGTGCGCGGTTTCGGCTACCGCTTTGCCGAGTAG